The following are encoded in a window of Castanea sativa cultivar Marrone di Chiusa Pesio chromosome 9, ASM4071231v1 genomic DNA:
- the LOC142611078 gene encoding cystathionine beta-lyase, chloroplastic isoform X2, with protein MDVSTSALVDGVAECLNEMEVKEPSISTMVLNFENKFDPYEAMSTPLYQTATFKQPSATENGPYDYTRSGNPTRDALESLLAKLDKADRAFCFTSGMAALAAVSHLVGTGEEIVAGDDLYGGTDRLLSKIIPKKGIVVKRVNTSDLDEVASAIGPRTKLVWLETPTNPRQQISDIRKIAEMAHAHGALLMVDNSIMSPVLSKPLTLGADIVMHSATKFIAGHSDLMAGVLAVNGESLAKELYFIQNAEGSGLAPFDCWICLRGIKTMALRVEKQQDNAQKIAEFLASHPRVKEVYYAGLPDHPGHDLHYSQAKGAGSVLSFLTGSLALSKHIVETTKYFSITVSFGSVKSLISMPCFMSHASIPAEVREARGLTEDLVRISVGIEDVNDLIADLDNALRTGPL; from the exons ATGGATGTCAGCACATCTGCCTTGGTTGATGGTGTTGCAGAGTGCTTAAATG AAATGGAGGTGAAGGAGCCAAGTATTTCAACAATGGTACTGAATTTTGAGAATAAGTTTGATCCTTACGAAGCAATGAGTACCCCACTTTACCAAACAGCTACCTTTAAGCAG CCTTCGGCAACAGAAAATGGTCCCTATGACTATACCAGAAGTGGAAATCCTACACGGGATGCTCTAGAaag CCTTCTAGCAAAGCTTGATAAAGCAGATCGAGCATTTTGCTTTACTAGTGGAATGGCTGCTTTGGCTGCTGTTTCTCATCTTGTCGGAACTG GTGAGGAAATTGTTGCTGGAGATGACCTGTATGGTGGTACTGATCGTTTGCTGTCAAAAATCATTCCTAAGAAAGGAATAGTGGTGAA GCGAGTGAATACAAGTGATTTGGATGAGGTTGCATCTGCCATTGGGCCCCGGACAAAGCTTGTGTGGCTGGAGACTCCGACCAACCCTCGACAGCAAATATCTGATATAAGA AAAATAGCAGAGATGGCTCATGCCCATGGAGCTCTTCTGATGGTAGATAATAGTATAATGTCCCCTGTATTATCAAAACCATTGACACTTGGAGCAG ATATTGTTATGCACTCAGCTACAAAATTTATTGCTGGACATAGTGATCTCATGGCAGGTGTGCTTGCCGTGAATGGGGAAAG CTTGGCAAAAGAAttgtatttcatacaaaatGCAGAAGGCTCTGGGTTAGCTCCATTTGACTGTTGGATCTGTTTACGGGGGATAAAAACAATGGCCTTACGAGTTGAGAAGCAACAG GATAATGCACAGAAAATTGCTGAGTTCCTTGCATCCCATCCACGAGTGAAGGAAGTTTACTATGCTGGTCTTCCTGATCATCCTGGACATGACTTACATTATTCTCAG GCAAAGGGTGCAGGGTCTGTGCTTAGCTTTTTGACGGGCTCACTGGCACTCTCAAAGCATATTGTGGAGACTACCAAATACTTCAGCATTACTGTTAGCTTTG GGAGTGTGAAGTCCCTCATAAGCATGCCCTGCTTTATGTCTCATGCAAGCATACCAGCTGAAGTGCGTGAGGCTAGAGGTTTAACTGAAGATCTTGTTCGTATATCAGTGGGGATTGAGGATGTAAATGATCTAATTGCTGATTTAGACAATGCTCTTAGAACTGGGCCTCTATAG
- the LOC142611078 gene encoding cystathionine beta-lyase, chloroplastic isoform X1, which translates to MASTSSFSLTPCFFRSTDFSDHDLTARNFLPSFGFKKTTNFKGNQLLVGRSFKLNCLVDREMDVSTSALVDGVAECLNEMEVKEPSISTMVLNFENKFDPYEAMSTPLYQTATFKQPSATENGPYDYTRSGNPTRDALESLLAKLDKADRAFCFTSGMAALAAVSHLVGTGEEIVAGDDLYGGTDRLLSKIIPKKGIVVKRVNTSDLDEVASAIGPRTKLVWLETPTNPRQQISDIRKIAEMAHAHGALLMVDNSIMSPVLSKPLTLGADIVMHSATKFIAGHSDLMAGVLAVNGESLAKELYFIQNAEGSGLAPFDCWICLRGIKTMALRVEKQQDNAQKIAEFLASHPRVKEVYYAGLPDHPGHDLHYSQAKGAGSVLSFLTGSLALSKHIVETTKYFSITVSFGSVKSLISMPCFMSHASIPAEVREARGLTEDLVRISVGIEDVNDLIADLDNALRTGPL; encoded by the exons ATGGCTTCCACCTCTTCATTCTCTCTCACCCCATGCTTTTTCCGCTCCACTGATTTCAGCGATCAC GATTTAACTGCAAGGAACTTCTTGCCAAGCTTTGGCTTCAAAAAGACTACAAATTTTAAGGGAAACCAGTTATTAGTTGGGAGGTCATTTAAATTGAATTGCTTGGTAGACAGAGAAATGGATGTCAGCACATCTGCCTTGGTTGATGGTGTTGCAGAGTGCTTAAATG AAATGGAGGTGAAGGAGCCAAGTATTTCAACAATGGTACTGAATTTTGAGAATAAGTTTGATCCTTACGAAGCAATGAGTACCCCACTTTACCAAACAGCTACCTTTAAGCAG CCTTCGGCAACAGAAAATGGTCCCTATGACTATACCAGAAGTGGAAATCCTACACGGGATGCTCTAGAaag CCTTCTAGCAAAGCTTGATAAAGCAGATCGAGCATTTTGCTTTACTAGTGGAATGGCTGCTTTGGCTGCTGTTTCTCATCTTGTCGGAACTG GTGAGGAAATTGTTGCTGGAGATGACCTGTATGGTGGTACTGATCGTTTGCTGTCAAAAATCATTCCTAAGAAAGGAATAGTGGTGAA GCGAGTGAATACAAGTGATTTGGATGAGGTTGCATCTGCCATTGGGCCCCGGACAAAGCTTGTGTGGCTGGAGACTCCGACCAACCCTCGACAGCAAATATCTGATATAAGA AAAATAGCAGAGATGGCTCATGCCCATGGAGCTCTTCTGATGGTAGATAATAGTATAATGTCCCCTGTATTATCAAAACCATTGACACTTGGAGCAG ATATTGTTATGCACTCAGCTACAAAATTTATTGCTGGACATAGTGATCTCATGGCAGGTGTGCTTGCCGTGAATGGGGAAAG CTTGGCAAAAGAAttgtatttcatacaaaatGCAGAAGGCTCTGGGTTAGCTCCATTTGACTGTTGGATCTGTTTACGGGGGATAAAAACAATGGCCTTACGAGTTGAGAAGCAACAG GATAATGCACAGAAAATTGCTGAGTTCCTTGCATCCCATCCACGAGTGAAGGAAGTTTACTATGCTGGTCTTCCTGATCATCCTGGACATGACTTACATTATTCTCAG GCAAAGGGTGCAGGGTCTGTGCTTAGCTTTTTGACGGGCTCACTGGCACTCTCAAAGCATATTGTGGAGACTACCAAATACTTCAGCATTACTGTTAGCTTTG GGAGTGTGAAGTCCCTCATAAGCATGCCCTGCTTTATGTCTCATGCAAGCATACCAGCTGAAGTGCGTGAGGCTAGAGGTTTAACTGAAGATCTTGTTCGTATATCAGTGGGGATTGAGGATGTAAATGATCTAATTGCTGATTTAGACAATGCTCTTAGAACTGGGCCTCTATAG
- the LOC142609464 gene encoding tubulin-folding cofactor B isoform X2, whose protein sequence is MAANRLQIQGDDSVLLRVTHANLKTFSADIRFSLQSTVDSVKEKLWKKCGTSVNSMCLELYDDTNTKLSDLSDNSRPLGFYSPLNGYRLHIIDLDPSSVTSGGWLEDTSLVEKYSISEEAYEKRDGTFRKFKGRLASQNPSALGNKKPDNYMEDLCANIKVGDRCEVEPGEKRGVVKFVGRAESLAPGFWVGVQYDEPLGNHDGMVKGVRYFDCPPQHGVIVRPDKVKVGDYPEQDPFEVDEI, encoded by the exons ATGGCTGCTAATCGGCTACAGATCCAAGGGGACGATTCCGTGCTATTGCGTGTTACCCACGCCAACCTCAAGACCTTCTCCGCTGACATTCGCTTCTCACTTCAG tccaCAGTGGATTCCGTCAAAGAAAAGCTCTGGAAAAAATGTGGGACTTCTGTTAATTCAATGTGCCTTGAGCTTTATGACGATACCAACACCAAACTTTCCGACTTGTCTGACAATTCCAGGCCTCTTGGTTTCTATTCTCCGCTTAATGG GTACCGCTTACATATTATAGATCTTGACCCTTCATCAGTAACGTCTGGTGGTTGGCTGGAAGACACTTCACTGGTGGAGAAATACTCGATTTCAGAAGAAGCTTATGAGAAACGTGATG GCACTTTTAGGAAATTTAAGGGAAGATTGGCCTCTCAAAATCCATCAGCTCTTGGGAACAAG AAACCAGACAACTACATGGAAGATCTCTGTGCCAATATCAAG GTTGGAGATAGATGCGAAGTTGAACCGGGGGAGAAAAGAGGTGtggtaaaatttgtgggtcGGGCAGAATCACTGGCACCTGGTTTCTGGGTTGGAGTTCAATATGATGAACCATTGGGAAATCATGATGGCAT GGTGAAAGGAGTACGTTACTTTGATTGCCCTCCTCAACATGGTGTAATTGTAAGGCCAGACAAAGTAAAG GTTGGTGACTATCCTGAACAAGATCCCTTTGAGGTGGATGAAATATAA
- the LOC142609464 gene encoding tubulin-folding cofactor B isoform X1, with the protein MAANRLQIQGDDSVLLRVTHANLKTFSADIRFSLQSTVDSVKEKLWKKCGTSVNSMCLELYDDTNTKLSDLSDNSRPLGFYSPLNGYRLHIIDLDPSSVTSGGWLEDTSLVEKYSISEEAYEKRDGTFRKFKGRLASQNPSALGNKKPDNYMEDLCANIKVGDRCEVEPGEKRGVVKFVGRAESLAPGFWVGVQYDEPLGNHDGMLVTILNKIPLRWMKYKFKKRALLCFQFLHNVDNLSVCMRQQFLYLQLVQLKPLGEGLM; encoded by the exons ATGGCTGCTAATCGGCTACAGATCCAAGGGGACGATTCCGTGCTATTGCGTGTTACCCACGCCAACCTCAAGACCTTCTCCGCTGACATTCGCTTCTCACTTCAG tccaCAGTGGATTCCGTCAAAGAAAAGCTCTGGAAAAAATGTGGGACTTCTGTTAATTCAATGTGCCTTGAGCTTTATGACGATACCAACACCAAACTTTCCGACTTGTCTGACAATTCCAGGCCTCTTGGTTTCTATTCTCCGCTTAATGG GTACCGCTTACATATTATAGATCTTGACCCTTCATCAGTAACGTCTGGTGGTTGGCTGGAAGACACTTCACTGGTGGAGAAATACTCGATTTCAGAAGAAGCTTATGAGAAACGTGATG GCACTTTTAGGAAATTTAAGGGAAGATTGGCCTCTCAAAATCCATCAGCTCTTGGGAACAAG AAACCAGACAACTACATGGAAGATCTCTGTGCCAATATCAAG GTTGGAGATAGATGCGAAGTTGAACCGGGGGAGAAAAGAGGTGtggtaaaatttgtgggtcGGGCAGAATCACTGGCACCTGGTTTCTGGGTTGGAGTTCAATATGATGAACCATTGGGAAATCATGATGGCAT GTTGGTGACTATCCTGAACAAGATCCCTTTGAGGTGGATGAAATATAAGTTCAAGAAGAGAGCACTCCTATGCTTCCAGTTTTTACATAATGTTGATAACCTTTCTGTATGTATGAGACAGCAATTTCTTTATTTGCAATTGGTACAGTTGAAACCTTTGGGTGAGGGATTGATgtga